CGTAGAGCATGTTCTTGTCGCCGGAGGCAGTCTTCAGCCCGTGAATTGCGAGCGGTGTCATCAGGGCGTGCAGCGCGTGCGGCTTCACATCGGTCTGGATCGACCACAGCAGCGTAAGGTCTTTGACATTGTCCTTGGTCAGGACGGTTTCGTCCTTGGCCCAACCGGAGCGGGCGTTGTCACCACCGTCCATCGTCCAGTTCTGCGCAAGAGCGGCGCCGCAACTCAAGGCGACGGCAGCGAGTGTGATGAGCTTCTTCATACTCTTATCTCCTCAAAGAGCGCATTACCGCTCGGTCGGTACGCCAAAGGCGTACACGGTGTTGTCATGGGTCGAAACATAGGCACGGCCGTTGGCATAGCCAAGCTCGACATGCGAGAAGCTGGTAATCTGCGTTCCGCTGGACCAGAGCTGCTTGCCGGTCGCTACATCGAGCATGTACAGCGTCGCGGGCTTGGAAGCCTTTTCTACTTCAGCTACCGAATACGCCGATCCATCTTTCTTCGCCAGACGCGGGCTCTCACCCGTCGAAAGCGCCAGTAGCAGACCGTTCGAGATCACCGGACCGGCAGGTGAAATCAGGTCACGGGAGACCCACTGCTGAACAAACGTGGGCTTACCGTCTTTCTCTTCGATCTTGAAGGCGACGATCGAACCGGTCGGAGCCGGGCCGTTCGCTCCGGTCTTCGCTGCAGCCGCTCCCCGAATGGAGGCGTAGAGCCAGCGAGCATTGCCGTTGGCCTCATCTTCCCACGTCGCAAAGGTGCCATAGATGCCGTTTCCACCGAAGTCGGTATCCGGAGCAACGACAACGTCCGAAACTGCCAGCGGCGTCTTGTGATCCGATCCGCCGAGCGAGTCGCCATCCAGCAGATACAGCTTGCCGTCGCGTCCGCCGGCCACCAGAACGTCCTTACCCTTCCACTGGAAGAGCGCTGGCGTCACGCCGGGAGCAGCGATGCCCTTCTTCAACGCAGGCGCCTTCGAGGAGGGAGTGAAGTAGTCCTTCACCTCAAGCGTCTTGGGATCGAGCGCCACGACCGTGTCGTTGTACTCACCCGCAACATCGCCCTTGCCCTCGGCGATCATGCCGTAGAGCATTCCCTTGGAGCCGATCGTGACACCGCCCGGGCCTGAGAATCCGCTGCCGTTGGTCATGAATGAGGTCACTGCATACTCGGCCGGCTTCACCAGGGGCTTGTCCGGCATATCCGGAAGCACCGGCGGCGTCAGCGTCGCGGCATAAAGGCCGTTCGGTCCGGCGCAGCCATCGACGGTTGAGGCATAGATCACGTTGTTGTTGGTATTCAGGCCGCTGACCTTCGATCCGGCAGGAACAAACTGCACCGGAGCAATATACTTCGCATCGCCGTCCTGCTGACGCGCAGCCCGAAGCATGCCGTCACTTGAGACTGCCCATACGTACGGCTGAGGGCGCTGGAAACCTCCACCACCAAAGCCGCGGCGGCCCATGCTGTTGCCCGGCATCACGACCGAGGCAGTCTGACCACCCGAGCACAACGCGCTCGGTGTCCCGCTGGGCTTCACATCGAACTTCGTCTCGAAGTACTTCTCACCGAGATCCGAGTCGATGGAGTAGAGAGCATTGCTGCTGCCGCCGACAAAAAGCAGCTCCTTGAAACCGGCCCAGCCGATAAGGTTTGTCAGATCGATGGGCGTCGAAAGCGCATCCAGGCCGACAGCTGTATTCGGGAACTTGAACTTGTACAGGAGCTTCACCTGGCCCTTGGTGATGTTGTCCTTGCTCAGGTACTTGTCGTTGCGGGCCCAGCCGTCGCGCTGCGGATTACCGCCGACGCTTGGCCAGTCCGCGGCCCATAGACTGGCGCACGCCGTGACGGCGATGCATGCCGACCAAAGAAATTTCCTACGCATGTGGAAGACCTCCCCTCCAGAATCCAGAGCGTGCTGGACATTTGCTGCAGCGATAACAATACGGATGAAGCGTGAAATTGTGGCGTCGAGACGGGTTCAGTGACACAAATTTGAGACGTCTTAAGCCGATGTCGTTAGACCACATCGAAAACACCGTTGTCAACGCCTCAAACGCATGTTTCCTTACCCGCAAGCCCGCCAAACGATGCAGCGCAAGTGAGACGAAAACATAGCTCCAAAAGTCGCAGCCAGGCTCATATTTCTAGAGACAAACAGCAAGGCCCGCCTTCCATGGCGGGCCTGCGGTGAACCTGAAATGAGGTTATTCGGTAGGTGGTTGCTGGCCGCGGTGGGACTCCAGCTTATGCCACTGATCCAGCGTAAGTTCGCGGCGAATGCCTAACAACATACGGGCGTTTGCCTTTTCCAGCTCGGCCCGAGCCTGCGCGACGCGGTCAATCTGCGACAGGATGCGGTTCTCATCGGGCTG
This genomic window from Terriglobus albidus contains:
- a CDS encoding PQQ-binding-like beta-propeller repeat protein, with translation MRRKFLWSACIAVTACASLWAADWPSVGGNPQRDGWARNDKYLSKDNITKGQVKLLYKFKFPNTAVGLDALSTPIDLTNLIGWAGFKELLFVGGSSNALYSIDSDLGEKYFETKFDVKPSGTPSALCSGGQTASVVMPGNSMGRRGFGGGGFQRPQPYVWAVSSDGMLRAARQQDGDAKYIAPVQFVPAGSKVSGLNTNNNVIYASTVDGCAGPNGLYAATLTPPVLPDMPDKPLVKPAEYAVTSFMTNGSGFSGPGGVTIGSKGMLYGMIAEGKGDVAGEYNDTVVALDPKTLEVKDYFTPSSKAPALKKGIAAPGVTPALFQWKGKDVLVAGGRDGKLYLLDGDSLGGSDHKTPLAVSDVVVAPDTDFGGNGIYGTFATWEDEANGNARWLYASIRGAAAAKTGANGPAPTGSIVAFKIEEKDGKPTFVQQWVSRDLISPAGPVISNGLLLALSTGESPRLAKKDGSAYSVAEVEKASKPATLYMLDVATGKQLWSSGTQITSFSHVELGYANGRAYVSTHDNTVYAFGVPTER